The following proteins come from a genomic window of Bactrocera tryoni isolate S06 chromosome 1, CSIRO_BtryS06_freeze2, whole genome shotgun sequence:
- the LOC120766747 gene encoding mucin-2 isoform X1, producing MSGPNEAQTTPTYFENRRTQFNSMHEINEDRVRGCRPARQCGPRRGLDAATPRFPPSPRQYEAHEFGLCEDEQFQHPRMFENLNFETNAGAFEAMRAANARPAYQQQPQFNICDLPSEQLDDFSSPEFSEAYDEDACNVCPQQQKTPDICDISAPDFCDISDASPWPAQTPPRRVQSPRRQQQRTPDLCDISAPDFCDISDASPWPAQTPPRRVQSPRRQQQRTPDLCDISAPDFCDISDASPWPAQTPPRRVQSPRRQQQRTPDLCDTSAPDFGDISAISTGSPRRTQSPVHQQRSRSFPDSCLDDESAPICNSTMCSPSPQVHYTPIGLMDTPDVCAPTPPAPTPTPPPHFSPIRLQPSPVQYPSECLEDISVPSFERTVCDMPSPARLQMPENLPSDMVCDISAPSFGSPPTPSMSFPSEALEQMTMPSFEDASCGSPLDMRFLLDSRLAEESPPSFASSRASSPKRSFSRRDTPLPAAPSSQGVCPSPCAVGQQEQQNYEPTPIRKRPPRRFNLAQLISQRSATAECSPMRASCPSTVGTPTPPAPHFSYYSPTPVRGHTLPKDLPSECLTDVSQPSYYSSPPRTPGRMRPLPSNLPSECLGDISEPSYERTPPARTPSLPHDLPSELLCDMSQPMYDTPRSERLSSMTMPSFEDASCGSPLDRRFLLDSRIMDESQPSFAPSPCSLSPCRSISPCAQPTAIYPSIPHAQSRSATPQRSQYSPRYSPAPRSARSRSPSPVCSPTPPAPHFSLRSPTPVRSPTRCPMPTDMPDECLTDITEPEYFSSYCNASPPQMSFPSNMGSECISDISAPCFERTPPIRTPEMPKNLPSDMLCDISSPNYQSPGSEHLSYESMPSFADTSCGSPLDRRFLLDPRLADESMPTMVSSRSPSLSHGNQYSSSVKDESSFDKTYCEIIQRFNSLKSKLATPPAGTSGHSAQPSLDNGGLPPGECVRETVIERTENENGQLESTTQHIVVTVDPCGSIQTHTKEIKTKFPTSSPARLAPPSADSGILTQSPRPAAQIENLRDSIRRRLSFDLSDMPCDNLADITPPCADDLPSMSAENILQHLSSIPEEQLSRVSAPFYRTPPVPSLSYPSEMLDEMSIPSFQNASCGSPLDRRFLLDPRLADESPPLFASSYVSSPTSPYRSGHSTAQTPHLRSRDQTSFQAFTPQRPTHKMQPEFGTIKSPDRFQPLSSTLREAQSPSMHTPPAPHFSLRSPTPIGPPPGRSYPTNLPHEQLADISEPTFLSNTPITSPRRFSLPRNMPSERLDDMSQPSYQRTPPPQTPRTPTNLPSEMLGNISAPSYQSPASEHISHVTMPSFADVSYESPLDRRFLLDPRIADESMPTLLRTPSTQRTPVTSTQRPGTSIPRPGAARRRLSYSQPDSTRGSPFRGSPKRSNSEGRDGQGLRGPATVEQTHTTIKQSGTYEQQHSVTPGHSGTQGRHDQTPLMDSAKEQLKITTSTVSISRVYHDGPTETATGGHQRRRSMSLPSENLGDISMPASPPSMGMSTTNRLQQRNMSPMSQMLNDVSMPPSPPSMSMTRTGRSTPRRNRRRSVQDVNDISPISFASTMPSTDRSGSTTGGGRTSGKYTSTSSRGFSGLANYAPFCEQIRSRNNSNACDPCDPCCPTVQDVDTCADFSNSDTCDPCAGFLDSNRSQNNKTC from the exons ATGAG TGGCCCGAATGAAGCACAAACAACGCCAACATATTTCGAAAATCGAAG AACACAGTTCAATAGCATGCATGAAATTAATGAGGATCGCGTGCGTGGTTGCCGACCGGCAAGACAATGTGGTCCCAGACGCGGTTTGGACGCAGCCACGCCTAGGTTTCCGCCATCGCCACGCCAATATGAGGCACACGAGTTTGGCTTATGCGAAGACGAGCAATTCCAACATCcgcgtatgttcgaaaatcttaacT TTGAAACGAATGCTGGTGCCTTTGAAGCGATGCGTGCGGCGAACGCTAGGCCAGCATATCAACAGCAACCGCAATTCAATATCTGTGATCTGCCATCAGAACAGCTGGATGATTTTTCAAGCCCCGAGTTTAGTGAAGCTTATGACGAGGACGCATGCAATGTTTGTCCGCAACAGCAAAAAACGCCTGATATTTGCGATATATCCGCGCCGGACTTTTGCGACATATCAGATGCTTCACCGTGGCCGGCTCAAACGCCGCCAAGGCGTGTGCAGTCACCCAGAAGACAGCAACAGAGAACTCCTGATTTATGCGATATATCCGCGCCGGACTTTTGCGACATATCAGATGCTTCACCGTGGCCGGCTCAAACGCCGCCAAGGCGTGTGCAGTCACCCAGAAGACAGCAACAGAGAACTCCTGATTTATGCGATATATCCGCGCCGGACTTTTGCGACATATCAGATGCTTCACCGTGGCCGGCTCAAACGCCGCCAAGGCGTGTGCAGTCACCCAGAAGACAGCAACAGAGAACTCCTGATTTATGCGATACATCCGCGCCGGACTTTGGCGACATATCAGCCATTTCAACCGGCTCTCCGAGGCGTACACAATCGCCGGTGCACCAACAGCGAAGCCGATCATTTCCGGATAGTTGCTTAGATGACGAATCGGCTCCAATATGCAACAGCACAATGTGCTCGCCGTCGCCACAAGTACATTATACACCTATCGGTTTGATGGATACACCCGATGTGTGTGCACCAACACCACCGGCCCCGACACCAACACCGCCACCTCATTTTTCGCCAATCAGACTACAACCATCGCCTGTACAGTATCCCAGCGAATGCTTGGAAGATATTTCTGTGCCTTCATTTGAACGCACCGTCTGCGATATGCCATCGCCAGCAAGATTGCAAATGCCGGAGAATTTACCTTCCGATATGGTTTGCGATATTAGTGCTCCGTCGTTCGGTTCACCGCCAACGCCGTCCATGTCCTTTCCAAGTGAGGCATTAGAACAAATGACAATGCCTTCATTCGAGGACGCCTCATGTGGTTCACCATTAGATATGCGCTTCCTCTTGGATTCCAGATTGGCCGAAGAAAGCCCACCGTCATTCGCCTCCTCACGTGCTTCCTCGCCAAAACGATCCTTCTCCAGAAGAGACACACCTTTGCCAGCAGCGCCATCTTCACAAGGTGTCTGCCCTTCACCGTGTGCAGTAGGCCAACAGGAACAACAAAACTATGAGCCTACTCCGATACGCAAACGACCACCACGTAGGTTCAATCTTGCACAGTTAATATCACAACGTTCGGCAACTGCAGAATGCTCACCCATGAGAGCTTCGTGTCCTTCTACAGTAGGTACACCTACTCCCCCAGCGCCACATTTTTCCTATTATTCTCCGACACCAGTTCGAGGTCACACTCTACCTAAGGACTTGCCAAGTGAATGTCTCACAGATGTCAGCCAACCATCATACTACAGCAGTCCTCCTCGAACACCTGGTCGAATGCGTCCCCTGCCTAGTAATTTACCTAGTGAATGTCTTGGGGATATTAGTGAGCCATCATATGAAAGGACCCCACCCGCACGAACACCGTCTCTGCCACATGATCTGCCATCAGAACTTTTATGTGATATGTCCCAACCGATGTACGACACACCACGCAGTGAACGTTTGTCCAGCATGACAATGCCTTCATTTGAAGACGCATCTTGTGGATCGCCATTAGATCGGCGATTTTTGTTGGATTCAAGAATTATGGACGAAAGTCAACCATCTTTTGCTCCTTCACCTTGCAGTTTATCGCCGTGCAGATCAATTTCGCCATGTGCTCAACCAACAGCAATATATCCATCCATTCCACATGCACAGTCCCGATCTGCAACTCCTCAACGATCACAATATTCTCCTCGGTATTCACCAGCACCGAGGTCTGCACGTTCAAGGAGTCCCTCGCCTGTGTGTTCACCTACTCCACCTGCCCCGCATTTCAGTTTGCGATCCCCTACACCGGTGAGATCACCAACCAGATGTCCAATGCCAACAGATATGCCAGATGAATGTTTGACAGATATAACTGAACCAGAATATTTTAGCAGTTATTGCAACGCATCGCCCCCTCAAATGTCATTCCCCAGTAATATGGGCAGTGAATGCATATCTGATATTAGTGCTCCATGTTTTGAGAGGACGCCACCTATTAGGACTCCGGAAATGCCAAAGAATCTACCATCAGATATGTTATGTGACATAAGCTCGCCAAACTATCAATCGCCAGGTAGTGAGCATTTATCTTATGAATCAATGCCATCTTTTGCGGACACTTCGTGTGGATCACCATTAGATCGAAGATTCCTTTTAGATCCCCGTTTGGCTGATGAATCCATGCCTACAATGGTTTCTTCTAGATCACCATCACTTTCACATGGAAACCAGTATTCATCAAGTGTAAAAGACGAATCGAGCTTTGACAAAACATATTGCGAAATTATTCAGCGTTTCAATTCATTAAAGTCTAAACTTGCTACACCTCCGGCTGGCACATCTGGTCATTCAGCACAACCTAGTTTGGACAATGGCGGGCTGCCACCAGGTGAATGTGTTCGAGAAACAGTTATAGAACGAACGGAAAACGAGAATGGACAACTTGAAAGCACCACCCAGCACATTGTTGTCACAGTTGATCCATGCGGGtccatacaaacacacactaaAGAGATTAAGACTAAATTTCCCACTAGTTCACCTGCTAGGTTAGCCCCTCCTTCCGCGGATTCTGGTATACTCACCCAAAGCCCAAGGCCAGCAGCACAAATAGAAAATTTGCGTGACTCCATACGTAGACGTTTAAGTTTCGATCTATCCGACATGCCATGTGACAACCTAGCCGATATCACTCCACCATGCGCCGATGACTTACCGTCTATGTCCGCAGAAAATATTCTGCAACATTTATCAAGCATTCCTGAAGAACAACTATCAAGAGTTTCAGCACCATTTTATCGAACTCCACCGGTTCCATCTCTTTCATATCCAAGTGAAATGTTGGATGAAATGTCCATCCCATCCTTCCAGAACGCATCATGCGGTTCACCGCTGGATCGGCGATTCCTACTGGATCCCAGACTAGCAGACGAGAGCCCACCATTATTTGCATCATCCTACGTCTCATCACCAACCTCACCTTATCGTTCCGGACATTCAACTGCGCAAACGCCGCATTTACGCAGCCGAGACCAAACATCATTTCAAGCATTCACTCCTCAACGTCCAACGCACAAAATGCAACCAGAGTTTGGTACTATTAAATCACCCGATCGATTCCAACCGCTTTCATCAACTTTAAGAGAAGCACAATCGCCCTCAATGCACACTCCACCAGCGCCCCACTTTTCACTGCGTTCACCTACACCAATTGGTCCGCCACCGGGAAGAAGTTACCCAACAAATTTACCTCACGAGCAATTAGCTGACATAAGTGAGCCAACTTTCCTCAGCAATACACCAATAACTTCCCCACGAAGATTCTCCCTACCAAGAAACATGCCAAGTGAACGGCTTGACGATATGAGCCAACCATCTTACCAGAGAACTCCACCTCCGCAAACACCGCGCACACCAACAAACTTACCCAGCGAAATGCTTGGGAATATTTCTGCACCTTCTTATCAATCACCAGCAAGTGAACATATTTCACATGTCACTATGCCCAGTTTTGCGGATGTCTCATATGAATCACCACTAGATAGACGATTCCTCTTAGACCCCAGAATTGCGGATGAATCTATGCCAACATTATTAAGAACGCCATCCACACAACGAACACCCGTTACTAGTACACAGAGACCAGGTACAAGTATACCAAGACCTGGCGCAGCTAGACGCCGTCTTTCGTATAGTCAGCCGGACTCAACGAGAGGTAGCCCGTTCAGAGGCAGTCCCAAAAGAAGCAACTCTGAAGGTAGAGATGGCCAAGGTCTTCGTGGCCCAGCAACTGTAGAGCAAACGCACACGACAATTAAACAAAGTGGCACCTACGAACAACAACACAGTGTAACGCCGGGGCATTCTGGCACGCAAGGACGCCACGATCAAACGCCATTAATGGATAGCGCCAAAGAGCAACTCAAAATAACAACCTCAACTGTTTCTATCTCACGTGTTTACCACGACGGACCGACTGAAACTGCAACAGGTGGCCACCAACGCAGGAGAAGTATGTCACTGCCTAGTGAAAACCTCGGCGATATTTCAATGCCCGCTAGTCCACCTTCAATGGGTATGTCGACAACAAATCGTTTACAACAACGAAATATGTCACCAATGAGCCAAATGCTCAATGACGTTTCCATGCCGCCAAGTCCACCATCAATGTCAATGACACGAACTGGGCGCTCAACACCACGTCGAAATCGACGAAGATCTGTTCAAGATGTCAATGATATATCGCCCATTTCTTTTGCATCTACAATGCCCTCCACCGATAGATCTGGATCGACTACGGGTGGTGGAAGAACGAGTGGCAAATATACGTCAACATCATCAAGAGGTTTCTCTGGTTTAGCGAATTACGCTCCTTTCTGCGAACAGATTCGTTCGCGTAATAATTCCAATGCGTGTGATCCCTGTGACCCTTGCTGCCCCACTGTTCAAGATGTAGATACTTGTGCTGATTTCTCCAATTCAGATACATGTGATCCATGTGCTGGTTTTCTAGATTCTAACAGATCTCAGAATAATAAAACTTGCTAA
- the LOC120766747 gene encoding mucin-2 isoform X2, with the protein MHEINEDRVRGCRPARQCGPRRGLDAATPRFPPSPRQYEAHEFGLCEDEQFQHPRMFENLNFETNAGAFEAMRAANARPAYQQQPQFNICDLPSEQLDDFSSPEFSEAYDEDACNVCPQQQKTPDICDISAPDFCDISDASPWPAQTPPRRVQSPRRQQQRTPDLCDISAPDFCDISDASPWPAQTPPRRVQSPRRQQQRTPDLCDISAPDFCDISDASPWPAQTPPRRVQSPRRQQQRTPDLCDTSAPDFGDISAISTGSPRRTQSPVHQQRSRSFPDSCLDDESAPICNSTMCSPSPQVHYTPIGLMDTPDVCAPTPPAPTPTPPPHFSPIRLQPSPVQYPSECLEDISVPSFERTVCDMPSPARLQMPENLPSDMVCDISAPSFGSPPTPSMSFPSEALEQMTMPSFEDASCGSPLDMRFLLDSRLAEESPPSFASSRASSPKRSFSRRDTPLPAAPSSQGVCPSPCAVGQQEQQNYEPTPIRKRPPRRFNLAQLISQRSATAECSPMRASCPSTVGTPTPPAPHFSYYSPTPVRGHTLPKDLPSECLTDVSQPSYYSSPPRTPGRMRPLPSNLPSECLGDISEPSYERTPPARTPSLPHDLPSELLCDMSQPMYDTPRSERLSSMTMPSFEDASCGSPLDRRFLLDSRIMDESQPSFAPSPCSLSPCRSISPCAQPTAIYPSIPHAQSRSATPQRSQYSPRYSPAPRSARSRSPSPVCSPTPPAPHFSLRSPTPVRSPTRCPMPTDMPDECLTDITEPEYFSSYCNASPPQMSFPSNMGSECISDISAPCFERTPPIRTPEMPKNLPSDMLCDISSPNYQSPGSEHLSYESMPSFADTSCGSPLDRRFLLDPRLADESMPTMVSSRSPSLSHGNQYSSSVKDESSFDKTYCEIIQRFNSLKSKLATPPAGTSGHSAQPSLDNGGLPPGECVRETVIERTENENGQLESTTQHIVVTVDPCGSIQTHTKEIKTKFPTSSPARLAPPSADSGILTQSPRPAAQIENLRDSIRRRLSFDLSDMPCDNLADITPPCADDLPSMSAENILQHLSSIPEEQLSRVSAPFYRTPPVPSLSYPSEMLDEMSIPSFQNASCGSPLDRRFLLDPRLADESPPLFASSYVSSPTSPYRSGHSTAQTPHLRSRDQTSFQAFTPQRPTHKMQPEFGTIKSPDRFQPLSSTLREAQSPSMHTPPAPHFSLRSPTPIGPPPGRSYPTNLPHEQLADISEPTFLSNTPITSPRRFSLPRNMPSERLDDMSQPSYQRTPPPQTPRTPTNLPSEMLGNISAPSYQSPASEHISHVTMPSFADVSYESPLDRRFLLDPRIADESMPTLLRTPSTQRTPVTSTQRPGTSIPRPGAARRRLSYSQPDSTRGSPFRGSPKRSNSEGRDGQGLRGPATVEQTHTTIKQSGTYEQQHSVTPGHSGTQGRHDQTPLMDSAKEQLKITTSTVSISRVYHDGPTETATGGHQRRRSMSLPSENLGDISMPASPPSMGMSTTNRLQQRNMSPMSQMLNDVSMPPSPPSMSMTRTGRSTPRRNRRRSVQDVNDISPISFASTMPSTDRSGSTTGGGRTSGKYTSTSSRGFSGLANYAPFCEQIRSRNNSNACDPCDPCCPTVQDVDTCADFSNSDTCDPCAGFLDSNRSQNNKTC; encoded by the exons ATGCATGAAATTAATGAGGATCGCGTGCGTGGTTGCCGACCGGCAAGACAATGTGGTCCCAGACGCGGTTTGGACGCAGCCACGCCTAGGTTTCCGCCATCGCCACGCCAATATGAGGCACACGAGTTTGGCTTATGCGAAGACGAGCAATTCCAACATCcgcgtatgttcgaaaatcttaacT TTGAAACGAATGCTGGTGCCTTTGAAGCGATGCGTGCGGCGAACGCTAGGCCAGCATATCAACAGCAACCGCAATTCAATATCTGTGATCTGCCATCAGAACAGCTGGATGATTTTTCAAGCCCCGAGTTTAGTGAAGCTTATGACGAGGACGCATGCAATGTTTGTCCGCAACAGCAAAAAACGCCTGATATTTGCGATATATCCGCGCCGGACTTTTGCGACATATCAGATGCTTCACCGTGGCCGGCTCAAACGCCGCCAAGGCGTGTGCAGTCACCCAGAAGACAGCAACAGAGAACTCCTGATTTATGCGATATATCCGCGCCGGACTTTTGCGACATATCAGATGCTTCACCGTGGCCGGCTCAAACGCCGCCAAGGCGTGTGCAGTCACCCAGAAGACAGCAACAGAGAACTCCTGATTTATGCGATATATCCGCGCCGGACTTTTGCGACATATCAGATGCTTCACCGTGGCCGGCTCAAACGCCGCCAAGGCGTGTGCAGTCACCCAGAAGACAGCAACAGAGAACTCCTGATTTATGCGATACATCCGCGCCGGACTTTGGCGACATATCAGCCATTTCAACCGGCTCTCCGAGGCGTACACAATCGCCGGTGCACCAACAGCGAAGCCGATCATTTCCGGATAGTTGCTTAGATGACGAATCGGCTCCAATATGCAACAGCACAATGTGCTCGCCGTCGCCACAAGTACATTATACACCTATCGGTTTGATGGATACACCCGATGTGTGTGCACCAACACCACCGGCCCCGACACCAACACCGCCACCTCATTTTTCGCCAATCAGACTACAACCATCGCCTGTACAGTATCCCAGCGAATGCTTGGAAGATATTTCTGTGCCTTCATTTGAACGCACCGTCTGCGATATGCCATCGCCAGCAAGATTGCAAATGCCGGAGAATTTACCTTCCGATATGGTTTGCGATATTAGTGCTCCGTCGTTCGGTTCACCGCCAACGCCGTCCATGTCCTTTCCAAGTGAGGCATTAGAACAAATGACAATGCCTTCATTCGAGGACGCCTCATGTGGTTCACCATTAGATATGCGCTTCCTCTTGGATTCCAGATTGGCCGAAGAAAGCCCACCGTCATTCGCCTCCTCACGTGCTTCCTCGCCAAAACGATCCTTCTCCAGAAGAGACACACCTTTGCCAGCAGCGCCATCTTCACAAGGTGTCTGCCCTTCACCGTGTGCAGTAGGCCAACAGGAACAACAAAACTATGAGCCTACTCCGATACGCAAACGACCACCACGTAGGTTCAATCTTGCACAGTTAATATCACAACGTTCGGCAACTGCAGAATGCTCACCCATGAGAGCTTCGTGTCCTTCTACAGTAGGTACACCTACTCCCCCAGCGCCACATTTTTCCTATTATTCTCCGACACCAGTTCGAGGTCACACTCTACCTAAGGACTTGCCAAGTGAATGTCTCACAGATGTCAGCCAACCATCATACTACAGCAGTCCTCCTCGAACACCTGGTCGAATGCGTCCCCTGCCTAGTAATTTACCTAGTGAATGTCTTGGGGATATTAGTGAGCCATCATATGAAAGGACCCCACCCGCACGAACACCGTCTCTGCCACATGATCTGCCATCAGAACTTTTATGTGATATGTCCCAACCGATGTACGACACACCACGCAGTGAACGTTTGTCCAGCATGACAATGCCTTCATTTGAAGACGCATCTTGTGGATCGCCATTAGATCGGCGATTTTTGTTGGATTCAAGAATTATGGACGAAAGTCAACCATCTTTTGCTCCTTCACCTTGCAGTTTATCGCCGTGCAGATCAATTTCGCCATGTGCTCAACCAACAGCAATATATCCATCCATTCCACATGCACAGTCCCGATCTGCAACTCCTCAACGATCACAATATTCTCCTCGGTATTCACCAGCACCGAGGTCTGCACGTTCAAGGAGTCCCTCGCCTGTGTGTTCACCTACTCCACCTGCCCCGCATTTCAGTTTGCGATCCCCTACACCGGTGAGATCACCAACCAGATGTCCAATGCCAACAGATATGCCAGATGAATGTTTGACAGATATAACTGAACCAGAATATTTTAGCAGTTATTGCAACGCATCGCCCCCTCAAATGTCATTCCCCAGTAATATGGGCAGTGAATGCATATCTGATATTAGTGCTCCATGTTTTGAGAGGACGCCACCTATTAGGACTCCGGAAATGCCAAAGAATCTACCATCAGATATGTTATGTGACATAAGCTCGCCAAACTATCAATCGCCAGGTAGTGAGCATTTATCTTATGAATCAATGCCATCTTTTGCGGACACTTCGTGTGGATCACCATTAGATCGAAGATTCCTTTTAGATCCCCGTTTGGCTGATGAATCCATGCCTACAATGGTTTCTTCTAGATCACCATCACTTTCACATGGAAACCAGTATTCATCAAGTGTAAAAGACGAATCGAGCTTTGACAAAACATATTGCGAAATTATTCAGCGTTTCAATTCATTAAAGTCTAAACTTGCTACACCTCCGGCTGGCACATCTGGTCATTCAGCACAACCTAGTTTGGACAATGGCGGGCTGCCACCAGGTGAATGTGTTCGAGAAACAGTTATAGAACGAACGGAAAACGAGAATGGACAACTTGAAAGCACCACCCAGCACATTGTTGTCACAGTTGATCCATGCGGGtccatacaaacacacactaaAGAGATTAAGACTAAATTTCCCACTAGTTCACCTGCTAGGTTAGCCCCTCCTTCCGCGGATTCTGGTATACTCACCCAAAGCCCAAGGCCAGCAGCACAAATAGAAAATTTGCGTGACTCCATACGTAGACGTTTAAGTTTCGATCTATCCGACATGCCATGTGACAACCTAGCCGATATCACTCCACCATGCGCCGATGACTTACCGTCTATGTCCGCAGAAAATATTCTGCAACATTTATCAAGCATTCCTGAAGAACAACTATCAAGAGTTTCAGCACCATTTTATCGAACTCCACCGGTTCCATCTCTTTCATATCCAAGTGAAATGTTGGATGAAATGTCCATCCCATCCTTCCAGAACGCATCATGCGGTTCACCGCTGGATCGGCGATTCCTACTGGATCCCAGACTAGCAGACGAGAGCCCACCATTATTTGCATCATCCTACGTCTCATCACCAACCTCACCTTATCGTTCCGGACATTCAACTGCGCAAACGCCGCATTTACGCAGCCGAGACCAAACATCATTTCAAGCATTCACTCCTCAACGTCCAACGCACAAAATGCAACCAGAGTTTGGTACTATTAAATCACCCGATCGATTCCAACCGCTTTCATCAACTTTAAGAGAAGCACAATCGCCCTCAATGCACACTCCACCAGCGCCCCACTTTTCACTGCGTTCACCTACACCAATTGGTCCGCCACCGGGAAGAAGTTACCCAACAAATTTACCTCACGAGCAATTAGCTGACATAAGTGAGCCAACTTTCCTCAGCAATACACCAATAACTTCCCCACGAAGATTCTCCCTACCAAGAAACATGCCAAGTGAACGGCTTGACGATATGAGCCAACCATCTTACCAGAGAACTCCACCTCCGCAAACACCGCGCACACCAACAAACTTACCCAGCGAAATGCTTGGGAATATTTCTGCACCTTCTTATCAATCACCAGCAAGTGAACATATTTCACATGTCACTATGCCCAGTTTTGCGGATGTCTCATATGAATCACCACTAGATAGACGATTCCTCTTAGACCCCAGAATTGCGGATGAATCTATGCCAACATTATTAAGAACGCCATCCACACAACGAACACCCGTTACTAGTACACAGAGACCAGGTACAAGTATACCAAGACCTGGCGCAGCTAGACGCCGTCTTTCGTATAGTCAGCCGGACTCAACGAGAGGTAGCCCGTTCAGAGGCAGTCCCAAAAGAAGCAACTCTGAAGGTAGAGATGGCCAAGGTCTTCGTGGCCCAGCAACTGTAGAGCAAACGCACACGACAATTAAACAAAGTGGCACCTACGAACAACAACACAGTGTAACGCCGGGGCATTCTGGCACGCAAGGACGCCACGATCAAACGCCATTAATGGATAGCGCCAAAGAGCAACTCAAAATAACAACCTCAACTGTTTCTATCTCACGTGTTTACCACGACGGACCGACTGAAACTGCAACAGGTGGCCACCAACGCAGGAGAAGTATGTCACTGCCTAGTGAAAACCTCGGCGATATTTCAATGCCCGCTAGTCCACCTTCAATGGGTATGTCGACAACAAATCGTTTACAACAACGAAATATGTCACCAATGAGCCAAATGCTCAATGACGTTTCCATGCCGCCAAGTCCACCATCAATGTCAATGACACGAACTGGGCGCTCAACACCACGTCGAAATCGACGAAGATCTGTTCAAGATGTCAATGATATATCGCCCATTTCTTTTGCATCTACAATGCCCTCCACCGATAGATCTGGATCGACTACGGGTGGTGGAAGAACGAGTGGCAAATATACGTCAACATCATCAAGAGGTTTCTCTGGTTTAGCGAATTACGCTCCTTTCTGCGAACAGATTCGTTCGCGTAATAATTCCAATGCGTGTGATCCCTGTGACCCTTGCTGCCCCACTGTTCAAGATGTAGATACTTGTGCTGATTTCTCCAATTCAGATACATGTGATCCATGTGCTGGTTTTCTAGATTCTAACAGATCTCAGAATAATAAAACTTGCTAA